A genome region from Leptodactylus fuscus isolate aLepFus1 chromosome 6, aLepFus1.hap2, whole genome shotgun sequence includes the following:
- the LOC142209741 gene encoding agouti-signaling protein-like, with amino-acid sequence MNGAHLSLLLACFIWVVESHIVPEEKQGKVISDSQVRFSEILPPISIIDLKKSSRRVSRTEAEKNRLPKKKDLPKKKPWTPATNCVPLKSSCKPPAPPCCEPCAFCSCRFLKTVCIYKMGYPYC; translated from the exons ATGAATGGGGCACATTTAAGTCTTCTTTTAGCCTGTTTTATATGGGTTGTAGAGTCTCATATTGTCCCAGAGGAAAAACAAGGAAAAGTCATCAGTGACAGTCAAGTTCGTTTTTCAGAGATTCTTCCACCAATATCTATTATTG ATTTAAAGAAGTCTTCTCGGAGAGTGAGCAGGACAGAAGCTGAGAAGAACAGGCTGCCAAAG AAAAAGGATCTCCCTAAAAAGAAGCCATGGACACCCGCTACTAACTGCGTGCCTCTTAAATCCAGTTGCAAGCCACCCGCGCCCCCCTGCTGTGAACCCTGTGCTTTCTGTAGCTGCCGTTTCTTAAAAACTGTCTGCATCTATAAAATGGGTTATCCATATTGCTAA